The following coding sequences lie in one Cupriavidus sp. WKF15 genomic window:
- a CDS encoding DNA-3-methyladenine glycosylase — protein sequence MEACLNAAARKPAAPAKTTTSRTAKGGARDGKAVLPEAEALPLPVETVVDAVRPAYWDEACADLMKRDRILRKMIPTYGPAHLVSRGDPFITLARSVVGQQISVKAAQSVWERLAAACPKLTPAQILRAGPEKLAGCGLSRRKAEYITDLADHFKAGRVHVSEWAVMDDEAVIAELTQIRGIGRWTAEMFLMFNLMRPNVLPLDDIGLINAISTNYFSGEPVTRSEAREVAANWEPWRTVATWYMWRSLDPLPVTY from the coding sequence ATGGAGGCGTGCTTGAACGCTGCCGCGCGCAAGCCCGCCGCACCGGCCAAGACCACCACTTCCCGCACCGCCAAGGGTGGTGCGAGGGACGGGAAGGCCGTGCTGCCGGAAGCCGAGGCATTGCCGCTGCCGGTCGAGACGGTCGTCGACGCCGTACGTCCCGCCTACTGGGATGAGGCCTGCGCCGACCTCATGAAGCGCGACCGGATCCTGCGCAAGATGATCCCGACCTATGGTCCGGCCCATCTGGTTTCGCGCGGGGATCCGTTCATCACACTCGCGCGCTCGGTGGTGGGTCAGCAGATTTCGGTCAAGGCGGCGCAGTCGGTCTGGGAACGGCTGGCCGCGGCCTGTCCGAAGCTGACGCCTGCACAGATTCTGCGCGCGGGGCCCGAGAAGCTGGCCGGCTGCGGGCTGTCGCGCCGCAAGGCGGAATACATCACCGACCTCGCCGATCACTTCAAGGCCGGCCGCGTCCATGTGAGCGAATGGGCGGTGATGGACGACGAAGCCGTCATCGCGGAGCTCACGCAGATCCGCGGCATCGGTCGCTGGACGGCCGAGATGTTCCTGATGTTCAATCTGATGCGGCCCAACGTCCTGCCCCTGGACGACATCGGACTGATCAATGCGATCTCGACCAATTATTTCAGCGGCGAGCCCGTGACCCGTAGCGAAGCGCGCGAAGTCGCGGCAAACTGGGAGCCCTGGCGAACAGTGGCTACATGGTATATGTGGCGTAGTCTCGACCCGCTGCCAGTGACTTATTAG